A genomic stretch from Telopea speciosissima isolate NSW1024214 ecotype Mountain lineage chromosome 7, Tspe_v1, whole genome shotgun sequence includes:
- the LOC122670030 gene encoding CBS domain-containing protein CBSX6-like produces the protein MASVFLYHVVGDLTIGKPDLIEFQEAETIESAVRAIGECTEGGIPVWRKRSQKSVVENAEMRQQRFVGIINSLDIVAFLAREDCLDDQEKALKTPVAEVVVPNNSLLKEVDPATRLIDALDLMKQGVMRLLVPKSVVWKGMSKRFSFLYSGKGIKNLEASGSSGSLPSNSPSTSSYHENRFCCLSREDVLRFIIGRLGTLAPLPLSSISALGAINPNYYHIDTSSPALEAAQKHPQDPSVVAVVECTSEGQHKIVGEISASRLWKCDYVAAAWSLANLTAGQFVMGVEDNGSPRALPDFLFNSQNGDNEGGGVVGNSPVRLRKFSSRSIGFFSNPTSPAVGAATGRNMYRGRSTPLMCKVTSSLAAVLAQMLSHRVTHVWVTEAGSEDLLVGAVGYIDILDAVTKHPTTVVSVAEAP, from the exons atgGCTTCTGTGTTTCTGTACCATGTCGTTGGCGATCTGACGATTGGGAAACCAGATCTTATTGAGTTCCAGGAAGCCGAAACCATTGAATCGGCGGTTCGGGCTATTGGGGAATGCACTGAAGGTGGGATACCAGTGTGGAGGAAGAGGTCACAGAAGAGTGTGGTCGAGAATGCAGAGATGAGGCAACAGAGGTTTGTGGGTATCATCAATTCGCTCGATATTGTTGCTTTTCTTGCCAGAGAAGATTGTTTGGATGATCAGGAGAAGGCCTTGAAGACCCCAGTTGCTGAGGTGGTCGTGCCCAATAATTCTTTGCTGAAGGAGGTTGATCCTGCCACTAG ACTCATAGATGCGCTGGACCTGATGAAACAAGGTGTGATGCGCCTCCTTGTGCCAAAGAGTGTGGTGTGGAAAGGCATGAGCAAGCGTTTCTCATTTCTGTATAGTGGCAAGGGGATCAAGAACCTCGAAGCCTCTGGAAGCAGCGGCTCTCTCCCAAGCAACTCTCCCTCCACTTCCTCTTACCATGAGAACAGGTTCTGCTGCCTATCAAGAGAAGACGTGCTCCGTTTCATAATTGGACGTCTTGGCACTCTGGCACCTCTACCTCTCTCCTCAATCTCCGCTCTTGGGGCCATCAACCCAAACTATTACCACATTGATACCTCCTCCCCAGCCCTCGAGGCTGCCCAAAAGCACCCCCAGGATCCCAGTGTTGTGGCTGTTGTGGAGTGTACATCTGAAGGTCAACACAAGATTGTTGGGGAGATCTCAGCCTCCAGATTATGGAAATGCGATTATGTTGCTGCTGCCTGGTCCCTGGCTAACCTAACAGCTGGACAGTTCGTGATGGGGGTGGAGGATAATGGGTCTCCAAGAGCTCTTCCCGATTTCTTGTTCAATTCTCAAAATGGTGACAATGAAGGAGGAGGTGTAGTTGGGAATTCACCAGTAAGGCTAAGGAAGTTCTCCAGTAGGAGTATTGGTTTCTTCAGCAATCCAACAAGCCCAGCTGTTGGTGCTGCTACAGGGAGAAATATGTATAGGGGAAGAAGTACACCATTAATGTGCAAGGTCACGAGTTCATTGGCTGCAGTCCTGGCACAGATGCTGTCTCACAGGGTAACCCATGTATGGGTTACTGAGGCTGGGAGTGAGGATCTCTTGGTTGGTGCGGTGGGTTACATTGACATCCTGGATGCTGTGACAAAGCACCCCACTACTGTTGTATCTGTGGCAGAAGCCCCTTGA
- the LOC122670031 gene encoding auxin efflux carrier component 5-like gives MIGWHDVYKVVEAMTPLYVALALGYGSVRWWHIFTPEQCNAINLLVCYFTLPLFTFEFAAHVDPFKMNYRFIGADAISKVIIVAVLALWAKCSSKGSYCWSITSFSLSTLTNSLVIGVPLLKAMYGQKAVDLVVQSSVIQAIIWLTILLFVLEFRKTRSDSMIPDSHAVSPLESVKDLERNVNRPPLWSLMKIVWLKLALNPNSYACFTGIAWAFVASRWHLEMPGIIEGSITIMSKAGIGMAMFSMGLFMAMQEKFMACGLSLTVFGLVLRFVAGPAAIAIGSIAVGLHDDVLRIVIIQAALPQSITSFIYAKEYGLHADVLSTAVILGLIVSLPILVGYYAVLEFLH, from the exons atgataGGGTGGCATGATGTTTACAAGGTGGTGGAGGCCATGACTCCCCTATATGTTGCACTAGCTTTAGGGTATGGGTCAGTGAGGTGGTGGCATATATTCACACCTGAACAGTGCAATGCAATTAACCTCCTTGTTTGCTATTTCACTCTTCCTCTGTTCACTTTTGAATTTGCAGCTCATGTTGATCCTTTCAAAATGAATTATAGATTCATAGGAGCTGATGCCATCTCCAAAGTCATCATTGTTGCAGTTTTAGCCTTGTGGGCTAAGTGTAGTAGCAAAGGAAGTTATTGTTGGTCTATAACAAGCTTCTCTCTATCAACTCTCACTAACTCTCTTGTTATTGGTGTGCCATTGCTCAAAGCCATGTATGGTCAGAAGGCAGTAGATCTTGTGGTACAATCTTCTGTCATTCAAGCAATCATATGGCTCACTATTCTTCTGTTTGTATTGGAATTTCGCAAGACGAGGAGCGATTCGATGATCCCTGATTCTCATGCTGTCTCACCACTTGAATCAGTGAAGGATTTAGAAAGAAATGTGAACAGACCACCTTTGTGGTCTCTAATGAAGATTGTGTGGCTAAAGCTTGCACTTAATCCCAACTCCTATGCTTGTTTCACTGGCATAGCATGGGCTTTTGTTGCAAGCAG GTGGCATTTAGAGATGCCAGGCATTATTGAGGGTTCTATAACTATCATGTCAAAAGCAGGGATAGGAATGGCCATGTTTAGCATGG GGCTCTTCATGGCAATGCAGGAGAAGTTTATGGCTTGTGGCCTAAGCCTAACAGTTTTTGGGTTAGTTCTAAGGTTCGTGGCTGGTCCAGCAGCTATAGCAATTGGTTCCATCGCTGTAGGTCTGCACGACGATGTCTTGCGTATCGTTATTATCCAG GCAGCCTTACCACAGTCCATCACCTCCTTCATTTATGCAAAGGAATATGGGTTGCATGCAGATGTCCTTAGTACTGC GGTGATACTTGGGTTGATAGTTTCCTTGCCCATCTTGGTTGGATATTATGCGGTTTTAGAGTTTTTGCATTGA